In Streptomyces sp. NBC_00091, the following proteins share a genomic window:
- a CDS encoding phosphatase PAP2 family protein gives MGEASVKTLETRTDVSSPIVTEDETRPEPDRPLLTRLRVPRRPRIWFEILLIAVSYWTYSLIRNAVPEQKAAALANADWIWSVERGLGIAVEQSVNHAVNSVTWLVVSMNYYYATLHFIVTIGVLVWIYRFHPGRYAATRLILFATTGVALVGYYLYPLAPPRLMNGQQFIDTVLVHHTWGSMASGNLKQMSNQYAAMPSMHIGWSLWCGLTIFAVASAPWARLLGLLYPAATLVVIVATANHFWLDAVGGMMCLAFGYAVSHAWYGSLPHRLPRQPVHTGPHPASALLNRFRRA, from the coding sequence ATGGGTGAAGCGAGCGTGAAGACACTGGAAACTCGGACGGACGTCTCGTCACCCATCGTGACCGAGGACGAGACCCGTCCGGAGCCGGATCGCCCCCTGCTGACCCGGCTGCGCGTCCCGCGCCGGCCGCGGATCTGGTTCGAGATCCTGCTGATCGCCGTCAGCTACTGGACGTACTCGCTGATCCGCAACGCCGTGCCCGAGCAGAAGGCGGCCGCGCTCGCGAACGCCGACTGGATCTGGAGCGTGGAGCGCGGTCTCGGCATCGCCGTGGAACAGTCCGTCAACCACGCCGTGAACTCGGTGACGTGGCTGGTGGTGAGCATGAACTACTACTACGCGACGCTCCACTTCATCGTGACCATCGGCGTCCTGGTGTGGATCTACCGTTTCCATCCCGGGCGTTACGCCGCCACCCGCCTCATCCTCTTCGCCACCACGGGCGTGGCCCTGGTCGGCTACTACCTCTACCCGCTGGCGCCGCCCCGCCTGATGAACGGGCAGCAGTTCATCGACACCGTGCTGGTGCACCACACCTGGGGCTCCATGGCCTCGGGGAACCTCAAGCAGATGTCGAACCAGTACGCGGCGATGCCGTCCATGCACATAGGGTGGTCGCTCTGGTGCGGGCTGACCATCTTCGCGGTGGCCTCCGCCCCGTGGGCCCGGCTCCTGGGGCTGCTGTACCCGGCGGCGACCCTGGTCGTGATCGTGGCCACCGCCAACCACTTCTGGCTCGACGCCGTCGGCGGCATGATGTGCCTGGCCTTCGGGTACGCCGTCTCCCACGCCTGGTACGGATCGCTGCCGCACCGGCTGCCGCGCCAGCCGGTGCACACCGGTCCGCACCCCGCCTCGGCCCTGCTGAACCGCTTCCGGCGGGCCTAG
- a CDS encoding bifunctional [glutamine synthetase] adenylyltransferase/[glutamine synthetase]-adenylyl-L-tyrosine phosphorylase, with protein MTVPGRRSSTFIRLLRSGFTDPTHAARLLDADALASVRADPVLLDALGATADPDLALHGLVRLAEAQTPEELPLLLDTLVSAKPLRDRLLGVLGASEALADHLARHPRDWQALVTYEAADLHPGLAEFEHGLSEAHDPVALRIAYRRCLLSIAARDVCGTTDVAQTAAELADLATATLRAALRITSAAAPEDAARCRLAVIAMGKCGGNELNYVSDVDVIFVGDAAPGADEGKALQAATRLASHLMRICSETTVEGSIWPVDANLRPEGRNGPLVRTLASHLAYYQRWAKTWEFQALLKARAVAGDTDLGAQYVAAITPLVWQAAERENFVADVQKMRRRVVDNIPAAQVDRELKLGPGGLRDVEFAVQLLQLVHGRSDATLHSGTTLDALHALAAGGYVGRADAAQLHDAYRFLRAMEHRIQLYRLRRTHLVPEDESDLRRLGRSMGLRTEPVAELNKAWRRHASVVRRLHEKLFYRPLLDAVAQLAPGETRLSPRAAGQRLEALGYADPASALRHLEALASGVSRKAAIQRTLLPVLLGWFADSADPDAGLLGFRKVSDALGKTPWYLRLLRDEGAAAENLARVLSAGRLAPDLLLRAPEAVALLGDPEGLEPRTHEALEQEVLAAVGRADSGEAAVAAARGVRRRELFRTAAADIIASYGTEDSPAEKDPGALVDRVGDAVSDLTAATIAGALRAAVRDHWGETLPTRFAVIGVGRFGGHELGYGSDADVLFVHEPREGVDEQEAAKAAQTVIAEMRRLLQLPTADPPLLIDADLRPEGRSGPLVRTLSSYAAYYRRWSLTWESQALLRAEPVAGDTELCGRFIELIDPLRYPAEGLGEDAVREIRRLKARMESERLPRGADPTLHTKLGRGGLSDVEWTVQLLQMRHAWAEPGLRTTRTREALAAAHAAGLIPTEEAQILDEAWVLATRVRNAVMLVRGRAGDTFPSDARELAAVGRYLGYPEGRVGEMLDDYRRITRRARAVVDELFYGG; from the coding sequence ATGACAGTCCCGGGACGCAGGAGCAGCACCTTCATCAGGCTGCTGCGCAGCGGGTTCACCGACCCCACCCACGCGGCCCGGCTCCTCGACGCCGACGCGCTGGCCTCCGTACGCGCCGACCCGGTCCTCCTCGACGCCCTCGGCGCCACCGCCGACCCCGACCTCGCCCTGCACGGGCTGGTACGCCTCGCCGAGGCCCAGACCCCCGAGGAGCTGCCCCTGCTCCTCGACACCCTCGTCAGCGCCAAACCCCTGCGCGACCGCCTCCTCGGCGTGCTCGGCGCCTCCGAAGCCCTCGCCGACCACCTCGCCCGCCACCCCCGCGACTGGCAGGCCCTGGTCACCTACGAGGCCGCCGACCTGCACCCCGGGCTCGCCGAGTTCGAACACGGGCTGTCCGAGGCCCACGACCCCGTCGCCCTGCGCATCGCCTACCGCCGCTGCCTGCTCTCCATCGCCGCCCGCGACGTCTGCGGCACCACCGACGTCGCCCAGACCGCCGCCGAGCTGGCCGACCTCGCCACCGCCACCCTCCGCGCGGCTCTGCGCATCACGAGCGCCGCCGCCCCCGAGGACGCCGCCCGGTGCCGCCTCGCCGTCATCGCCATGGGCAAGTGCGGGGGCAACGAGCTCAACTACGTCTCCGACGTCGACGTGATCTTCGTCGGCGACGCCGCCCCCGGAGCCGACGAGGGCAAGGCCCTCCAGGCCGCCACCCGCCTCGCCTCCCACCTCATGCGGATCTGCTCCGAGACCACCGTCGAAGGCAGCATCTGGCCCGTCGACGCCAACCTCCGCCCCGAGGGCAGGAACGGCCCCCTCGTCCGCACCCTCGCCTCCCACCTCGCCTACTACCAGCGCTGGGCCAAGACCTGGGAGTTCCAGGCCCTCCTCAAGGCCCGCGCCGTCGCCGGCGACACCGACCTCGGCGCCCAGTACGTCGCCGCCATAACCCCGCTCGTCTGGCAGGCCGCCGAGCGCGAGAACTTCGTCGCCGACGTCCAGAAGATGCGCCGCCGCGTCGTCGACAACATCCCCGCCGCCCAGGTCGACCGCGAACTCAAACTCGGCCCCGGCGGCCTGCGCGACGTCGAGTTCGCCGTCCAGCTGCTCCAGCTCGTCCACGGCCGCAGCGACGCCACCCTGCACTCCGGCACCACCCTCGACGCCCTGCACGCCCTCGCCGCCGGCGGCTACGTCGGCCGCGCCGACGCCGCCCAGCTGCACGACGCGTACCGCTTCCTGCGCGCCATGGAACACCGCATCCAGCTCTACCGGCTGCGCCGCACCCACCTCGTCCCCGAGGACGAGTCCGACCTGCGGCGCCTGGGCCGCTCCATGGGCCTGCGCACCGAACCCGTCGCCGAACTCAACAAGGCCTGGCGCCGGCACGCCTCCGTCGTCCGCCGCCTCCACGAAAAGCTCTTCTACCGCCCGCTGCTCGACGCCGTCGCCCAGCTCGCCCCCGGCGAGACCCGGCTCTCCCCGCGCGCCGCCGGCCAGCGCCTCGAAGCCCTCGGCTACGCCGACCCGGCCTCCGCACTGCGCCACCTCGAAGCCCTCGCCTCCGGCGTCAGCCGCAAGGCCGCCATCCAGCGCACCCTGCTGCCGGTCCTCCTCGGCTGGTTCGCCGACTCCGCCGACCCGGACGCCGGACTCCTCGGCTTCCGCAAGGTCTCCGACGCCCTCGGCAAGACCCCCTGGTACCTGCGCCTGCTGCGCGACGAGGGCGCCGCCGCCGAGAACCTCGCCCGCGTGCTCTCCGCCGGACGCCTCGCCCCCGACCTCCTCCTGCGCGCCCCCGAGGCCGTCGCCCTGCTCGGCGACCCCGAAGGCCTGGAGCCCCGTACGCACGAGGCCCTCGAACAGGAGGTGCTCGCCGCCGTCGGCCGCGCCGACAGCGGGGAAGCCGCCGTCGCCGCCGCCCGCGGCGTGCGCCGCCGCGAGCTGTTCCGCACCGCCGCCGCCGACATCATCGCCTCCTACGGCACCGAGGACAGCCCCGCCGAGAAGGACCCCGGAGCCCTCGTCGACCGGGTCGGCGACGCCGTCTCCGACCTCACCGCCGCCACCATCGCCGGAGCCCTGCGCGCCGCCGTACGCGACCACTGGGGCGAGACCCTCCCCACCCGCTTCGCCGTCATCGGCGTCGGCCGCTTCGGCGGGCACGAACTGGGCTACGGCTCCGACGCCGACGTGCTCTTCGTCCACGAACCCCGCGAGGGCGTCGACGAACAGGAGGCCGCGAAGGCCGCCCAGACCGTCATCGCCGAGATGCGCCGGCTCCTCCAGCTGCCCACCGCCGACCCGCCGCTGCTCATCGACGCCGACCTGCGCCCCGAAGGCCGCTCCGGGCCCCTGGTACGCACCCTCTCCTCCTACGCCGCCTACTACCGGCGCTGGTCCCTGACCTGGGAGAGCCAGGCCCTGCTGCGCGCCGAGCCCGTCGCCGGCGACACCGAGCTGTGCGGCCGCTTCATCGAGCTGATCGACCCGCTGCGCTACCCGGCCGAAGGCCTCGGCGAGGACGCGGTCCGCGAGATCCGCCGCCTCAAGGCCCGGATGGAGTCCGAACGCCTGCCGCGCGGCGCCGACCCCACCTTGCACACCAAACTCGGCCGCGGCGGGCTCAGCGACGTCGAGTGGACCGTCCAGCTGCTCCAGATGCGGCACGCCTGGGCCGAACCGGGCCTGCGCACCACCCGCACCCGCGAGGCCCTGGCCGCCGCCCACGCCGCCGGGCTGATCCCGACCGAGGAGGCGCAGATCCTCGACGAGGCCTGGGTCCTCGCCACCCGCGTCCGCAACGCGGTCATGCTGGTGCGCGGCCGGGCCGGGGACACCTTCCCCTCCGACGCCCGCGAACTGGCCGCCGTCGGCCGCTACCTGGGCTACCCGGAGGGCCGGGTCGGCGAGATGCTGGACGACTACCGCCGCATCACCCGCCGCGCCCGCGCGGTGGTCGACGAACTGTTCTACGGCGGGTAG
- a CDS encoding glycoside hydrolase family 13 protein, with protein MNHELTAAPLARASSNPTVSEDWWRDAVIYQVYVRSFADSDGDGVGDLRGVRERLPHLARLGVDAVWLTPFYVSPQADGGYDVADYRAVDPLFGDLADADDLVRAAHALGLRVIVDVVPNHTSEAHPWFREALAGVPGARERYLFRPGRGVDGSEPPNDWESVFGGPAWTRVDGGTSRPEAGGGDWYLHLFAPEQPDLDWEHPEVAEEFASVLRFWLDLGVDGFRVDVAHGMVKAPGLPDIGRGAQATLIGTEPLPFFDQDGVHEIHRSWRRLLDSYEGPRIGVAEAWAPTSERLALYVRPDELHQAFNFRFLNCPWDPAAMRTVIDESLAATASVGAPTTWVLSNHDVVRHVTRYGGGAQGLARARAAALLMLALPGSAYVYQGEELGLPEVTDLPDEARRDPAFRRTSAARTGTGAARPGAARPEADGQEGLRDGCRVPIPWSGEEAPYGFGAGGSWLPQPAGWAGLSVAAQTGDPHSTLELYRAALELRRAMPGLGAPAAGQGGPGDEWPGTGAGPAVFTRGMRWRPAPEGVLLFTRPGFACTLNTRPTSVELPSPGRPVLSSSPVETDGRTVRLAPDSCTWWAM; from the coding sequence ATGAACCACGAGTTGACGGCCGCCCCGCTTGCAAGAGCTTCCAGCAACCCGACCGTGAGCGAAGACTGGTGGCGCGATGCCGTCATCTATCAGGTGTACGTCCGCTCCTTCGCGGACAGCGACGGCGACGGCGTCGGGGACCTGCGCGGGGTGCGCGAGCGGCTCCCGCACCTGGCCCGCCTCGGCGTGGACGCGGTGTGGCTGACCCCCTTCTACGTGTCCCCGCAGGCGGACGGCGGCTACGACGTCGCCGACTACCGGGCCGTCGACCCCCTCTTCGGGGACCTCGCCGACGCCGACGACCTGGTACGGGCCGCGCACGCGCTGGGCCTGCGGGTGATCGTGGACGTGGTGCCGAACCACACCTCCGAGGCCCACCCCTGGTTCCGCGAGGCCCTCGCCGGCGTGCCCGGCGCCCGGGAGCGGTACCTGTTCCGCCCGGGGCGGGGCGTCGACGGATCCGAGCCCCCGAACGACTGGGAGTCCGTGTTCGGCGGCCCGGCCTGGACCCGCGTAGATGGGGGCACCTCCCGGCCGGAGGCTGGGGGAGGCGACTGGTACCTGCACCTCTTCGCCCCCGAGCAGCCCGACCTCGACTGGGAGCACCCGGAGGTGGCGGAGGAGTTCGCCTCGGTGCTGCGCTTCTGGCTCGACCTCGGGGTGGACGGCTTCCGCGTGGACGTGGCCCACGGCATGGTCAAGGCACCCGGCCTGCCCGACATCGGCCGCGGCGCCCAGGCCACGCTGATCGGCACCGAGCCGCTCCCCTTCTTCGACCAGGACGGGGTCCACGAGATCCACCGCTCCTGGCGCCGCCTGCTCGACTCCTACGAGGGCCCGCGCATCGGGGTCGCCGAGGCCTGGGCGCCGACCTCGGAGCGGCTCGCGCTGTACGTACGCCCCGACGAGCTGCACCAGGCCTTCAACTTCCGGTTCCTGAACTGCCCCTGGGACCCGGCCGCCATGCGGACCGTCATCGACGAGTCGCTGGCCGCCACCGCCTCCGTCGGCGCCCCGACGACCTGGGTGCTGTCCAACCACGACGTCGTACGGCACGTCACCCGGTACGGGGGCGGGGCGCAGGGCCTGGCCCGGGCGCGGGCGGCCGCGCTGCTGATGCTGGCGCTGCCCGGGTCGGCGTACGTCTACCAGGGCGAGGAGCTCGGCCTGCCGGAGGTCACCGACCTCCCGGACGAGGCCCGCCGGGACCCGGCCTTCCGCCGGACGTCCGCCGCGCGGACCGGGACCGGGGCGGCGCGGCCCGGGGCGGCGCGGCCCGAGGCCGACGGGCAGGAGGGGCTGCGCGACGGGTGCCGCGTACCGATCCCGTGGTCGGGCGAGGAGGCCCCGTACGGGTTCGGCGCCGGCGGCAGCTGGCTGCCGCAGCCCGCCGGCTGGGCGGGGCTGAGCGTGGCCGCGCAGACCGGGGACCCGCACTCGACGCTGGAGCTGTACCGCGCCGCCCTCGAGCTGCGCCGGGCCATGCCGGGCCTGGGCGCACCCGCGGCGGGGCAGGGCGGGCCCGGCGACGAGTGGCCCGGAACGGGGGCGGGGCCCGCGGTCTTCACGCGGGGCATGCGCTGGCGCCCCGCGCCCGAGGGCGTCCTCCTCTTCACCCGCCCCGGTTTCGCCTGCACCCTCAACACCCGCCCCACCTCGGTGGAGCTGCCCTCCCCCGGCCGGCCCGTCCTCTCCAGCTCCCCGGTCGAGACGGACGGCCGCACGGTCCGTCTTGCCCCCGATTCCTGCACGTGGTGGGCGATGTGA
- a CDS encoding LacI family DNA-binding transcriptional regulator, with the protein MTARLADIAAQAGVSEATVSRVLNGKPGVAAGTRESVLAALDVLGYERPVRLRQRSAGLVGLITPELDNPIFPALAQVIGQALTRQGYTPVLATQTPGGSTEDELTEMLVDRGVSGIIFVSGLHADTTADMGRYDQLRGQGVPYVLINGFSDKVRAPFVSPDDRAAMHLAVTHLTALGHTRIGLAVGPKRFVPVLRKIEGFRAAVQERLGLGEAEVEELIQHSLYTLEGGQAAATALIGRGCTAVVCASDMMALGAIRAARQQGLRVPQDVSVVGFDDSPLIAFTDPPLTTIRQPVQAMGQAAVRTLLEEIGGTPAPHSEFVFLPELVVRGSTASGPGQRRTP; encoded by the coding sequence GTGACCGCACGGCTAGCCGACATCGCAGCCCAGGCGGGGGTCAGCGAAGCCACAGTCAGCCGCGTGCTCAACGGCAAGCCCGGTGTGGCCGCCGGCACCCGTGAATCCGTGCTGGCCGCGCTCGACGTGCTCGGCTACGAGCGGCCCGTGCGGCTGCGCCAGCGCAGCGCGGGGCTCGTCGGTCTGATAACCCCCGAGCTGGACAACCCCATCTTCCCAGCGCTCGCGCAGGTCATCGGCCAGGCCCTGACCCGGCAGGGGTACACCCCGGTGCTGGCGACGCAGACGCCCGGCGGGTCCACCGAGGACGAACTGACCGAGATGCTGGTGGACCGCGGGGTCTCCGGGATCATCTTCGTGTCCGGGCTGCACGCCGACACCACCGCCGACATGGGCCGCTACGACCAACTGCGCGGCCAGGGCGTCCCGTACGTCCTGATCAACGGTTTCTCCGACAAGGTGCGGGCCCCCTTCGTCTCCCCCGACGACCGGGCCGCGATGCACCTCGCCGTGACCCACCTGACGGCGCTCGGGCACACCCGGATCGGGCTCGCGGTCGGGCCCAAGCGGTTCGTGCCGGTGCTGCGCAAGATCGAGGGCTTCCGGGCCGCCGTGCAGGAGCGGCTCGGGCTCGGCGAGGCCGAGGTGGAGGAGCTGATCCAGCACTCCCTGTACACCCTGGAGGGCGGTCAGGCCGCCGCGACCGCGCTCATCGGGCGGGGCTGCACGGCGGTGGTGTGCGCGAGCGACATGATGGCGCTCGGCGCGATCCGGGCCGCCCGCCAGCAGGGGCTGCGGGTGCCGCAGGACGTGTCGGTGGTCGGCTTCGACGACTCCCCCCTCATAGCGTTCACCGATCCGCCGCTGACCACCATCCGCCAGCCCGTGCAGGCCATGGGGCAGGCGGCGGTGCGGACCCTGCTGGAGGAGATCGGCGGCACGCCGGCCCCGCACAGCGAGTTCGTGTTCCTGCCCGAGCTGGTGGTCCGCGGGTCGACGGCCTCGGGGCCGGGGCAACGGCGTACCCCCTAG
- a CDS encoding extracellular solute-binding protein: protein MRRGIAATALVATLALAATACGGDTNDGGETKAGGELTGTVTWWDTSNDAEKASFQKIAEAFTAKHPKVTVKYVNVPYGDAQNKVKNAFSSGSEAPDVIRADVGWVADFASLGYLDEVPADTAKKIDAEFLPQAAASGKFEGKTFAVPQVIDTLGLFYNKKMLADAGVQPPKTLEELKTAATAIKAKTGKTGLYLRGDDSYWFLPFIYGEGGDLVDAKTKTVTVDNPAGVKGFKAARDLVTSGAAVTNATDGWTNMQTAFKSGEVAMMINGPWAVADSYAGDQFKDKANLGVAPVPAGSAKAGAPQGGHDLAVYAGSKNRTAAHAFVEYLTSQEVQVQSAKELSLLPTRTAAYEQPDVKASEMVQFFKPAVDKAVERAWIPENGSLFEPLKVEYTKAVTGTSTPEEAAKAAGVEFRKILKGWK, encoded by the coding sequence ATGCGGCGTGGCATAGCGGCCACCGCGCTGGTCGCGACCCTGGCACTCGCGGCGACGGCTTGCGGCGGTGACACCAACGACGGTGGCGAGACGAAGGCCGGCGGCGAGCTGACCGGCACCGTCACCTGGTGGGACACCTCGAACGACGCCGAGAAGGCCAGCTTCCAGAAGATCGCCGAGGCCTTCACCGCGAAGCACCCGAAGGTCACCGTCAAGTACGTCAACGTGCCCTACGGCGACGCCCAGAACAAGGTCAAGAACGCCTTCAGCAGCGGCTCCGAGGCCCCGGACGTGATCCGCGCCGACGTCGGCTGGGTCGCCGACTTCGCCTCGCTCGGCTACCTCGACGAGGTCCCGGCCGACACCGCGAAGAAGATCGACGCCGAGTTCCTGCCGCAGGCCGCCGCCAGCGGCAAGTTCGAGGGCAAGACCTTCGCCGTACCGCAGGTCATCGACACCCTCGGCCTCTTCTACAACAAGAAGATGCTCGCCGACGCCGGCGTCCAGCCGCCCAAGACGCTGGAGGAGCTGAAGACCGCCGCCACGGCCATCAAGGCCAAGACCGGCAAGACCGGCCTCTACCTGCGCGGCGACGACTCCTACTGGTTCCTCCCCTTCATCTACGGCGAGGGCGGCGACCTCGTCGACGCCAAGACCAAGACGGTCACCGTCGACAACCCCGCCGGCGTCAAGGGCTTCAAGGCCGCCCGCGACCTGGTCACCTCCGGCGCGGCGGTCACCAACGCCACCGACGGCTGGACCAACATGCAGACCGCCTTCAAGTCCGGGGAGGTCGCGATGATGATCAACGGCCCCTGGGCCGTCGCGGACAGCTACGCCGGCGACCAGTTCAAGGACAAGGCCAACCTCGGCGTCGCCCCCGTCCCGGCCGGCTCCGCCAAGGCCGGCGCCCCCCAGGGCGGCCACGACCTCGCCGTCTACGCGGGCTCCAAGAACCGCACCGCCGCGCACGCCTTCGTGGAGTACCTGACCTCCCAGGAGGTCCAGGTCCAGTCCGCCAAGGAGCTGAGCCTGCTGCCGACGCGCACCGCCGCCTACGAGCAGCCGGACGTCAAGGCCAGCGAGATGGTGCAGTTCTTCAAGCCGGCCGTCGACAAGGCCGTCGAGCGCGCCTGGATCCCGGAGAACGGCTCCCTCTTCGAGCCGCTGAAGGTCGAGTACACCAAGGCCGTCACCGGCACCTCGACCCCCGAAGAAGCGGCCAAGGCGGCCGGCGTCGAATTCCGCAAGATCCTCAAGGGCTGGAAGTAG
- a CDS encoding amidohydrolase — MPAADTVLTGARVRTLDPARPEAGAVAVSGGEIVAVGHEADVRDWRGPATRVLDLGGATLTPGLTDAHSHPVWGVEMATGTDLSAVRDLDQLRAALRGADRTGGWILGFGLDHNAFGGRPVDRTLIEDAVDGAPAFLRLYDGHSALASGPALAAAGITGPRAFTQRSEIVCDGDGRPTGHLIEHAAMSLVGALAPKPAPAERRSRLLELLGAMAATGLTGAHVMDLGDGDVPALLATVEYEADLPLRLRLAPWCMPGADGAALAWLIELQGTRGRHWQVGGVKFFMDGTVEGGTAWLEHADCHGQGTEAFWPDPEEYSRAVRVLDAAGVRTATHAIGDAAVRHVLDTVAALGERARTRHRIEHIETVPDDQLKRFAELGVIASMQPPHTAYTRADHTDEWSKRLGDERAGRAWRCRDLRDAGAVLALGSDWPIAHHDARQVLATALRPRGAASGGRFLTGLMALEGMTSHAALAAGEHAVAGRIAPGCRADLTAFTLDPVTAAPDELAQAPVRLTMSGGRITHQEG, encoded by the coding sequence GTGCCCGCTGCCGACACCGTCCTCACCGGAGCCCGCGTCCGCACCCTCGACCCCGCCCGCCCCGAAGCCGGTGCGGTAGCCGTCAGCGGCGGCGAGATCGTGGCCGTCGGCCACGAGGCCGACGTACGCGACTGGCGCGGCCCCGCCACCCGGGTCCTCGACCTCGGCGGCGCCACCCTCACCCCCGGCCTCACCGACGCCCACAGCCACCCCGTCTGGGGCGTCGAGATGGCCACCGGCACCGACCTCTCAGCCGTCCGGGACCTCGACCAGCTGCGCGCCGCCCTGCGCGGCGCCGACCGCACCGGCGGCTGGATCCTGGGCTTCGGCCTCGACCACAACGCCTTCGGCGGCCGCCCCGTCGACCGGACCCTCATCGAGGACGCCGTCGACGGCGCCCCCGCCTTCCTGCGCCTCTACGACGGCCACTCCGCCCTCGCCAGCGGCCCGGCCCTGGCCGCCGCCGGGATCACCGGCCCGCGCGCCTTCACCCAGCGCTCCGAGATCGTCTGCGACGGCGACGGCCGGCCCACCGGGCACCTCATCGAGCACGCGGCGATGTCCCTGGTCGGCGCCCTCGCCCCCAAGCCCGCCCCCGCGGAGCGCCGCAGCCGCCTCCTCGAACTGCTCGGCGCCATGGCCGCCACCGGCCTCACCGGCGCCCACGTCATGGACCTCGGCGACGGAGACGTACCGGCCCTCCTCGCCACCGTCGAGTACGAGGCGGACCTGCCGCTCCGGCTGCGCCTGGCGCCCTGGTGCATGCCCGGCGCCGACGGGGCGGCACTGGCCTGGCTGATCGAGCTCCAGGGCACGCGCGGCCGCCACTGGCAGGTCGGCGGCGTCAAGTTCTTCATGGACGGCACGGTCGAGGGAGGCACCGCCTGGCTGGAGCACGCCGACTGCCACGGCCAGGGCACCGAGGCCTTCTGGCCCGACCCCGAGGAGTACTCGAGGGCCGTACGGGTCCTCGACGCGGCCGGGGTCCGCACCGCCACCCACGCCATCGGCGACGCCGCCGTCCGGCACGTCCTGGACACGGTCGCGGCCCTCGGGGAGCGGGCCCGCACGCGGCACCGCATCGAGCACATCGAGACCGTCCCCGACGACCAGCTGAAGCGGTTCGCCGAGCTGGGGGTGATCGCCTCCATGCAGCCCCCGCACACCGCGTACACCCGGGCCGACCACACCGACGAGTGGTCCAAGCGGCTCGGCGACGAGCGCGCCGGCCGCGCCTGGCGCTGCCGGGACCTGCGCGACGCGGGCGCGGTGCTGGCCCTCGGCTCGGACTGGCCCATCGCCCACCACGACGCCCGCCAGGTCCTCGCCACCGCCCTGCGCCCCCGCGGCGCGGCATCCGGCGGCCGGTTCCTGACCGGGCTGATGGCACTGGAGGGCATGACCTCCCACGCGGCGCTCGCGGCCGGGGAGCATGCCGTCGCGGGCCGGATCGCGCCCGGCTGCCGTGCGGACCTGACGGCCTTCACCCTCGACCCGGTCACCGCCGCCCCCGACGAGCTGGCCCAGGCCCCCGTCCGCCTGACCATGTCGGGCGGACGGATCACCCACCAGGAGGGCTAG